Proteins encoded together in one candidate division WOR-3 bacterium window:
- a CDS encoding class II aldolase/adducin family protein, with protein MVPAPKPNPDWVKIVQRYIPALARTAARLSASGWAEKNAGNFSIRINEYLLTKITGYSMSQIARDPFPYICLVKPNKVGFRYRVSPPGVKPTEELPTHILGQRILTAFRPQEIVLLHTHPTEIVHLTRIFPHPRTLLQKLTALDGKIPGGFAVVPFLKPGSISLARATARALKTNRLVIWINHGAIASGKTLFEAFRLIWQFNNLTRKLLDSR; from the coding sequence ATGGTCCCGGCACCGAAACCCAATCCGGATTGGGTCAAAATTGTTCAGCGCTATATCCCAGCCCTTGCCCGCACCGCCGCTCGCCTTTCGGCTTCAGGCTGGGCAGAAAAAAACGCCGGCAATTTTTCCATCAGAATAAATGAATATTTGCTAACCAAAATCACCGGCTACTCTATGAGTCAAATTGCCCGGGACCCTTTCCCTTATATCTGTCTTGTTAAACCGAACAAAGTCGGTTTTCGCTACCGGGTGTCACCGCCCGGAGTTAAGCCGACCGAAGAGTTACCAACTCATATCTTGGGTCAGAGAATTCTGACGGCGTTTCGTCCCCAGGAAATCGTGCTCCTCCACACCCACCCCACCGAGATTGTCCACTTAACCCGAATCTTTCCTCACCCCCGGACACTCCTTCAAAAACTGACGGCATTAGATGGCAAAATACCAGGAGGATTTGCTGTCGTTCCCTTCCTCAAACCCGGCTCAATTTCGCTCGCTCGCGCCACCGCCCGAGCATTAAAAACTAACCGCCTCGTAATCTGGATAAATCACGGTGCAATCGCCTCGGGCAAAACGCTATTTGAAGCATTCCGGTTGATTTGGCAATTCAACAACCTCACCCGGAAACTCCTCGATAGCCGATAA
- a CDS encoding SpoIID/LytB domain-containing protein, producing MRMKRFFWAPFHQGKIIGFNDLVIGVVIFLACYHYSAPKKPEAFNGQEVFVRVRLSVGQQGVRVKSAQGLVVVTDGVQRQVSDKGFVVLDQDDGRVAVRIGDAHNAPELWRRSKDTIVISSSGLIDVQGRRYRGEIRSFIIPDTGMVVVNRLNLEQYLYGVVPAEIGPIKPETFEAVKAQAVAARSFTLTRLTRRQGLGYELYDSYLRDQEYQGADREVVLGNKAVDETRGEVLIYNDEVAMALYHGNCGGVTADGSEPYLKSVFDTPVNRSGAEPFCALSSNFSWRCTVSQDSIERLLMKLKGWKIKPRVRGFSLEKDRWAKRVKKVRFQTDRGEIIVDGSEFRFALGLKSTFFQMKLHARRFNFEGRGWGHGVGLCQDGAIEMARKGYHYRQILNHYYPALRIKKLY from the coding sequence ATGAGGATGAAGCGTTTTTTTTGGGCACCTTTTCACCAGGGCAAGATAATTGGATTTAATGATTTGGTAATCGGGGTGGTGATTTTCCTCGCCTGCTACCATTATTCGGCGCCCAAGAAGCCCGAGGCTTTCAACGGTCAGGAGGTTTTCGTCCGGGTGCGATTGAGTGTTGGTCAGCAGGGGGTAAGGGTTAAATCGGCTCAAGGGCTGGTCGTCGTAACTGATGGGGTTCAGCGTCAAGTAAGTGACAAAGGGTTTGTTGTTCTTGACCAGGACGACGGTCGAGTTGCGGTGCGAATTGGTGATGCCCACAATGCGCCCGAACTGTGGCGCCGGAGCAAGGATACGATTGTCATTTCCAGCAGTGGATTGATTGATGTTCAAGGAAGACGGTATCGGGGCGAGATTCGGTCGTTTATCATTCCCGATACCGGGATGGTCGTTGTGAATCGCCTGAACCTTGAGCAGTATCTGTATGGCGTGGTACCGGCAGAAATCGGGCCGATTAAGCCCGAGACATTTGAAGCGGTGAAAGCCCAGGCGGTTGCGGCGCGCAGTTTTACGCTGACCCGTCTAACAAGGCGTCAGGGTTTGGGTTATGAGCTGTACGACAGTTATCTTCGGGACCAGGAGTATCAAGGAGCGGATCGGGAGGTTGTCTTGGGAAACAAGGCGGTTGATGAGACAAGAGGTGAGGTGCTGATTTACAACGACGAGGTCGCAATGGCACTTTATCACGGAAATTGTGGGGGTGTGACCGCCGATGGTTCTGAACCTTACCTGAAGTCGGTTTTCGACACACCGGTAAATCGCTCCGGTGCGGAGCCGTTTTGTGCCTTAAGTTCTAACTTTTCCTGGCGTTGCACGGTAAGCCAGGATAGCATTGAAAGGTTGCTGATGAAGTTGAAGGGGTGGAAGATTAAGCCCCGAGTGCGCGGTTTTAGTCTGGAGAAAGACCGGTGGGCAAAAAGGGTAAAGAAAGTTCGTTTTCAAACCGACCGGGGAGAAATCATTGTTGATGGGAGTGAATTCCGGTTTGCTCTGGGTTTGAAGTCAACTTTTTTTCAGATGAAACTTCATGCCCGCCGTTTTAACTTTGAAGGTCGCGGTTGGGGGCATGGGGTTGGCTTATGTCAGGATGGGGCGATTGAGATGGCACGCAAGGGATACCACTACCGGCAGATTTTAAATCACTACTACCCGGCGCTGCGAATTAAGAAGTTGTACTAA
- a CDS encoding arginine decarboxylase, pyruvoyl-dependent: protein MVILPRYVFLTKGVGVHRERLASFEAALRDAGIAPFNLVRVSSIFPPYCRIISRTRGLNLLKPGQVLFVVISDNATNEPHRLIAASIGIAIPKDPSRYGYLSEYHSFGEREEKAGDYAEDLAAQMLATTLGVPFDPDLSYDKRKEVWKIAKEIVRTQNITQSAIGNKNGLWTTVVAAAVFVTDVPEDKETETESSAQPRG from the coding sequence ATGGTTATCCTGCCTCGTTATGTGTTTCTCACCAAAGGGGTCGGCGTTCATCGAGAGCGTCTTGCCAGTTTTGAAGCAGCACTGCGCGATGCGGGCATCGCCCCATTCAATCTGGTGCGTGTCTCATCGATATTTCCCCCGTATTGCCGCATTATTTCACGCACCCGCGGATTAAATCTGCTGAAGCCCGGGCAGGTGTTGTTCGTGGTTATCAGTGATAACGCCACCAATGAACCTCACCGGCTCATCGCGGCATCAATTGGCATCGCCATCCCCAAAGACCCTTCGCGCTACGGTTACCTTTCTGAATACCACTCCTTTGGTGAACGGGAAGAAAAAGCCGGCGACTATGCCGAAGACCTTGCGGCTCAGATGCTCGCAACAACCCTTGGTGTACCTTTTGACCCCGACCTGAGTTACGACAAACGAAAAGAGGTCTGGAAAATCGCCAAAGAGATCGTCCGCACGCAGAACATCACCCAGAGTGCTATCGGCAATAAAAACGGACTGTGGACGACCGTAGTCGCCGCCGCCGTATTTGTCACCGATGTGCCGGAAGATAAGGAAACCGAGACCGAATCTTCTGCCCAACCCCGGGGTTAG
- the rbfA gene encoding 30S ribosome-binding factor RbfA: MQNRDLRVADAIRDIVADIVLTKLSDPAIGFVTITRCSLSRDLRNATVYFSVLGDEAMRQRSLTHLEHARKFIRRLLGQRLKLKFLPELHFELDEILLEEQRIGKILDQLAPEEEEKKSPEIDTNQDHPASDEM; encoded by the coding sequence ATGCAAAATAGGGATTTAAGGGTCGCAGACGCAATTCGTGATATCGTTGCCGACATCGTCCTGACAAAACTCTCCGACCCGGCGATTGGTTTTGTCACCATTACCCGCTGCTCGCTTTCCCGGGACCTGCGTAATGCCACCGTCTATTTCTCGGTGCTGGGTGACGAAGCAATGCGCCAGCGCTCTCTCACCCATCTTGAACATGCCCGAAAGTTCATCCGGCGTTTGCTCGGTCAGCGATTAAAACTGAAGTTTCTCCCCGAACTGCACTTTGAACTGGACGAAATCCTCCTTGAAGAGCAACGCATCGGCAAAATCCTCGACCAACTTGCCCCTGAGGAAGAAGAGAAAAAATCCCCCGAAATTGACACCAATCAAGACCACCCGGCATCTGATGAAATGTGA
- a CDS encoding TldD/PmbA family protein codes for MVPRLDDEIKIRRLTAQVLRYAAQKVEYADLLYERVLRIELQKLPDRVIQKPFNAKARVQLRLLDNGKKVELKVGTLEFASLKQAIDDGVKLLKISPVPPKPVCLAPIPNPGKVHYGTPAPKTFPAHKIFATIIDGVEKIARQIETQYPGMEVKPEYWFFSQREEKVIADTDGIFKTQVMPRTFFQLLTRVKGPEGKMTQTRARLGNPLPYSFIVAPAKNGFRLSRLAAQHIREWMEKTVELQTAVSLTPEEVNSLTHMVLHYSTLGVFVHEALGHNFEADIVKAGGSGIIDQAGKPKGMVAAEDVNILDGPLPRKFDQGFGTEFIDDEGVEVQTKLLAEHGVARDMILNRETAAYFGLTPNGGAFSELGDRRIPRMSNTFVMPASKRQWYKTLEELIADIPRGIILVGTSGGAVSKDGMSSSVLIGYLIENGKITKTVKPSNFSAKTLYALRYVDGFAGPVSIADVGFCGKGQTKYVGDGGPLWTRIKNNEFVSLSIQG; via the coding sequence ATGGTTCCACGACTTGATGATGAAATAAAAATCAGGCGGTTAACCGCCCAGGTTTTGCGCTACGCTGCCCAGAAAGTAGAGTATGCTGACCTGCTCTACGAGAGGGTGTTGCGCATCGAATTACAAAAACTTCCTGACCGCGTAATCCAGAAACCGTTCAATGCCAAAGCCCGGGTACAACTGCGCCTGCTCGACAACGGCAAGAAGGTTGAATTAAAAGTCGGCACGCTCGAATTCGCCTCTCTCAAACAGGCAATTGACGATGGCGTAAAACTCCTCAAAATTTCTCCCGTACCACCAAAACCGGTTTGCCTTGCACCCATTCCCAACCCCGGTAAAGTCCATTACGGCACACCAGCCCCGAAAACATTCCCCGCCCACAAGATTTTTGCCACAATCATTGACGGTGTGGAAAAAATCGCCCGCCAGATTGAAACACAATATCCGGGAATGGAAGTAAAACCTGAATACTGGTTTTTCTCCCAGCGCGAGGAAAAGGTTATTGCCGACACCGACGGTATCTTTAAAACTCAGGTTATGCCCCGTACTTTCTTTCAACTACTTACCCGGGTAAAAGGGCCGGAAGGAAAAATGACCCAGACGCGAGCCAGATTGGGCAATCCTTTACCCTACTCATTTATTGTCGCGCCGGCTAAAAACGGATTCCGCCTCAGTCGACTTGCCGCACAACACATCCGGGAATGGATGGAAAAGACCGTGGAGTTACAAACCGCCGTAAGCCTGACACCGGAAGAAGTTAACTCACTGACCCATATGGTACTCCATTATAGCACCCTCGGGGTATTTGTTCACGAAGCGCTGGGTCACAACTTTGAAGCCGACATCGTGAAGGCAGGGGGCTCAGGCATCATCGACCAGGCGGGAAAACCGAAAGGAATGGTTGCGGCAGAAGATGTCAACATTCTCGATGGTCCGCTACCCCGAAAATTTGACCAGGGGTTCGGTACTGAATTCATTGACGATGAAGGCGTTGAAGTGCAAACCAAACTGCTTGCCGAACATGGCGTCGCCCGGGATATGATTCTCAATCGGGAAACTGCGGCTTATTTCGGATTAACACCCAACGGGGGCGCTTTCAGTGAACTGGGTGACAGAAGGATACCCCGAATGTCAAATACCTTTGTGATGCCTGCGTCCAAACGCCAGTGGTACAAAACCCTCGAAGAACTCATCGCTGATATCCCCCGCGGCATCATACTCGTTGGAACCTCGGGCGGTGCTGTGTCCAAAGACGGAATGTCTTCTTCGGTTCTTATCGGCTATCTAATTGAAAACGGTAAAATTACCAAAACGGTTAAACCTTCCAACTTCTCCGCCAAGACCTTATACGCCTTACGCTATGTGGACGGATTTGCCGGACCGGTGTCAATCGCCGATGTTGGCTTCTGTGGAAAGGGGCAGACAAAATATGTCGGCGATGGCGGGCCCCTCTGGACAAGAATAAAAAATAACGAGTTCGTAAGCCTTTCTATTCAGGGGTAA
- a CDS encoding RsmB/NOP family class I SAM-dependent RNA methyltransferase has translation MRKIKSLFPEEFIDRYARFIPDFDSFLEAMVAPLPTVFRVNTLKTTPEKVLELLADFQPQPLAYYPLGFVARNGQGLGKTISHFLGLIYIQDAASMIPALVLDPKPRERVLDIAAAPGSKTTQMAAMMKNTGLIVANDISLDRVRGLIGNIDRMGCLNVAVCRTNGLTLAQKVTDFFDRVLVDAPCSSEGTMRKTREALRRWTVKAIQRFSTVQRGLIRAGYQALKPGGIMVYSTCTVAPEENEAVVTALLKRYPDAEIVPFELPGFLTRPALREWNGELFPEEVQRCRRILPQDNDTEAFFVALIRKPINGTD, from the coding sequence ATGAGGAAGATTAAGAGTCTGTTCCCAGAAGAGTTCATCGACCGTTATGCAAGGTTTATACCGGATTTTGATTCTTTCCTTGAGGCGATGGTTGCGCCCTTGCCAACGGTTTTTCGGGTTAACACCTTAAAGACGACGCCGGAAAAGGTTTTGGAGTTGCTTGCCGATTTTCAGCCGCAGCCTTTGGCTTATTATCCCCTTGGTTTTGTTGCCCGAAACGGACAAGGTCTTGGTAAGACGATAAGCCATTTTTTAGGGCTGATTTATATTCAGGACGCGGCTTCAATGATACCGGCGCTTGTGCTTGACCCGAAACCAAGAGAACGGGTACTTGATATTGCTGCAGCACCGGGTTCCAAAACCACTCAAATGGCGGCGATGATGAAAAATACCGGGTTGATTGTTGCCAACGACATCTCTTTAGACCGGGTCCGGGGATTGATTGGTAATATCGACCGAATGGGGTGTTTGAACGTTGCGGTTTGCCGCACCAATGGATTAACTCTTGCTCAAAAAGTTACTGATTTCTTTGACCGGGTTCTGGTTGATGCGCCCTGCTCATCGGAAGGAACAATGCGCAAGACCCGCGAGGCATTGAGGCGCTGGACGGTAAAAGCAATTCAACGTTTTTCAACCGTGCAGCGAGGTTTGATTAGGGCCGGATATCAGGCTTTGAAACCCGGTGGGATAATGGTTTATTCAACCTGCACTGTCGCCCCAGAGGAGAATGAAGCGGTGGTAACCGCCCTGCTTAAACGATATCCTGATGCCGAGATTGTGCCTTTTGAACTTCCGGGGTTCCTGACACGACCGGCATTGAGAGAATGGAATGGTGAACTTTTTCCTGAAGAGGTACAACGGTGTCGCCGGATTTTACCCCAGGATAATGATACGGAGGCTTTTTTTGTTGCCTTGATAAGGAAGCCAATAAATGGAACAGATTGA
- the truB gene encoding tRNA pseudouridine(55) synthase TruB has protein sequence MIPSIRMRGLLNINKPSGITSYDVIRRIKPIIKPKRIGHTGTLDPIGTGVLLILINEATKISRFLLNQPKEYEAEIQFGVQTDTDDITGKPIATAPVPQINFDEVAKAITDKFIGELEQIPPRFSALKNNGTPLYKLARQGVEVSPQPRRVKIYELELLNWQPPYARIRCLVSSGTYIRSLARDIGLALNSRATLTRLTRTRVGDFSLASAIDLDNLTTTNTDIKNFLIPVEQALTQLPRITVTTEQAQMLLQGKIITLPVSAPSIIPEIQNQPDSLPRELHNTALALCPNRNFLALVKISDNRVKTVKIIYAD, from the coding sequence GTGATTCCAAGTATCCGAATGCGCGGGCTACTGAACATCAACAAGCCTTCTGGCATCACCTCTTACGATGTAATCCGGCGTATTAAACCGATAATCAAACCGAAAAGGATTGGTCATACCGGCACCCTGGACCCCATTGGAACCGGTGTCCTTCTAATCCTAATTAACGAGGCAACCAAAATCAGCCGTTTTTTGCTCAACCAGCCCAAAGAGTATGAAGCTGAAATTCAGTTTGGCGTTCAGACCGATACCGACGACATCACCGGCAAACCGATTGCCACCGCCCCGGTACCACAAATCAACTTCGACGAGGTGGCAAAAGCCATTACGGACAAATTCATCGGGGAATTGGAACAGATTCCGCCCCGATTTTCTGCCCTGAAAAACAACGGCACTCCACTTTACAAACTGGCGCGTCAGGGAGTTGAAGTTAGCCCGCAACCCCGCCGGGTAAAAATCTACGAACTGGAACTGCTCAACTGGCAACCACCTTATGCCCGGATTCGTTGCCTTGTCTCCAGCGGAACCTACATTCGCAGTCTCGCGCGCGATATCGGTCTCGCCCTCAACTCCCGGGCAACGCTCACCCGCCTGACGAGAACGAGAGTGGGCGATTTCTCCCTTGCATCGGCAATTGACCTTGACAATCTGACCACCACCAATACCGATATAAAAAACTTCCTCATCCCGGTGGAACAGGCATTAACGCAACTGCCCCGCATTACGGTAACCACCGAGCAGGCGCAGATGCTTCTTCAGGGAAAGATTATCACCCTTCCCGTCTCGGCGCCATCCATTATTCCCGAAATTCAAAACCAGCCTGATTCTTTACCTCGTGAATTACACAACACCGCCCTTGCCCTTTGCCCGAACCGAAACTTTCTCGCTCTGGTCAAGATTTCCGACAACAGAGTCAAAACCGTAAAGATAATCTATGCCGATTGA
- a CDS encoding RNA methyltransferase, with the protein MLRAPRLPKHLPAPDGIETFYEVRSRDSHLNPEEFARLPRHPIYLILDNLRSAFNVGAIFRLADVTRAREVLLCGYTAHPPHKKLEQTALGTTNSVPWRWFQSTVDAVLELKKLGVQIVALETVNDAPSFHCFSYRFPVGVVLGNEALGVSQQVLNQCDGIVNIPVFGYKNSLNVATAAAVVLYELLRQGNWI; encoded by the coding sequence ATGTTGCGAGCACCCCGCCTTCCCAAACATCTACCTGCCCCCGACGGTATTGAAACATTTTACGAGGTTCGCTCCCGGGATTCGCACCTTAATCCGGAAGAGTTTGCCCGACTTCCCCGGCATCCGATTTACCTCATACTCGACAACCTGCGCAGCGCCTTCAATGTTGGCGCCATCTTCCGGCTCGCTGATGTTACTCGTGCCCGCGAGGTTTTGCTCTGTGGATATACTGCCCACCCCCCGCATAAAAAACTGGAGCAAACTGCCCTGGGCACAACCAACTCCGTCCCCTGGCGCTGGTTTCAGAGTACTGTTGATGCCGTCCTGGAACTAAAAAAATTGGGTGTACAGATTGTGGCGCTGGAAACTGTAAATGATGCACCTTCTTTTCATTGCTTCTCCTACCGTTTTCCGGTCGGCGTTGTTCTTGGCAATGAGGCGCTCGGCGTGTCTCAGCAGGTTCTGAATCAATGCGACGGCATTGTCAACATCCCGGTTTTCGGGTATAAAAATTCGCTTAATGTCGCAACCGCTGCTGCGGTAGTCCTCTACGAACTGCTCCGGCAGGGCAACTGGATTTAA
- a CDS encoding bifunctional riboflavin kinase/FAD synthetase, with translation MPIEKTPLVLTIGSFDGLHLGHQTIIHRVKEIARELQGTSGMVTFHPLPAQLLHPDFPYLLTTIDEKIPLLTELGIQFTYIIEFNQQLRTTEPEQFIEEHIIKPLRPTVLVLGADHRFGKNGRGDINLLRTILKPHDVQLETVPEFHHLGAPVKSTRIREHLVLGHIRLAVELLGRPYAFTGKVTSGSGTGRRLGFPTINLVPEHREKLLPAEGVYAVIAETPLGNFGGVLNIGFRPTFGGSNRTIETHLLDYPANAPKVEKVTIHFLERIRPEIRFDTPAQLKRQIEQDVTIARQLIEDSIYRDYFLR, from the coding sequence ATGCCGATTGAAAAAACCCCATTGGTTTTAACCATCGGTAGTTTTGATGGGTTACATCTTGGCCACCAGACCATCATTCACCGCGTTAAAGAAATCGCCCGCGAACTGCAGGGCACATCGGGTATGGTAACATTTCACCCGCTCCCTGCCCAGCTACTCCATCCCGACTTCCCCTACCTTCTGACCACAATTGACGAAAAGATACCGCTCCTCACCGAACTCGGCATCCAGTTCACGTATATCATCGAATTCAACCAGCAACTGCGCACCACCGAACCCGAACAATTCATCGAAGAGCACATCATCAAACCTCTGCGCCCAACGGTTTTAGTTCTGGGTGCGGACCACCGCTTTGGTAAAAATGGCCGGGGCGATATCAACCTCCTGAGAACCATATTAAAACCCCACGACGTTCAGCTGGAAACTGTCCCGGAATTTCATCACCTCGGGGCGCCGGTAAAAAGCACCCGAATTCGGGAACATCTGGTCTTGGGGCATATCCGGCTTGCCGTAGAACTCCTGGGCCGACCTTACGCCTTCACCGGCAAAGTTACTTCCGGTTCCGGTACCGGTCGCCGCCTTGGTTTTCCCACCATCAACCTCGTACCCGAGCATCGGGAAAAGTTGTTGCCCGCCGAAGGGGTCTATGCGGTCATTGCCGAAACCCCTCTGGGAAACTTTGGCGGTGTTCTTAACATTGGCTTCCGACCAACATTCGGGGGAAGTAACCGCACAATCGAAACCCACCTGCTTGATTATCCGGCAAATGCCCCGAAAGTGGAAAAGGTCACCATCCATTTTTTGGAACGTATCCGCCCCGAAATCAGATTTGACACCCCGGCGCAACTCAAGCGGCAAATCGAGCAGGATGTTACCATTGCCCGCCAACTTATCGAAGATTCAATTTACCGGGACTATTTCCTTCGTTAA
- a CDS encoding DUF4177 domain-containing protein: protein MTKWEYKFLQIDVNLSPILKMARWGVQVPGEKKARDTMEGVEAYVNDLGREGWELVATINGSEHSGIITRAVLFFKRPLVEREIDAAK from the coding sequence ATGACAAAATGGGAATATAAGTTTTTGCAGATTGATGTCAACCTGAGCCCGATATTGAAGATGGCGCGCTGGGGTGTACAGGTGCCGGGCGAGAAGAAGGCCCGAGATACGATGGAAGGTGTGGAAGCCTATGTCAATGATTTAGGCCGGGAAGGTTGGGAACTGGTGGCAACAATCAACGGCTCTGAACACAGTGGCATAATAACCCGGGCGGTTTTATTTTTTAAAAGACCTTTAGTTGAGAGAGAAATCGATGCGGCGAAATGA
- a CDS encoding DUF763 domain-containing protein: MRRGIVDLPLHYGSAPVWLFDRMKRLVRAVVEVIVAEYGVEEVLRRISDPVWFQSLGCVAGFDWHSSGLTTTVCGALKEGVKGLESELGIFVCGGKGRAARRTPDEITFFAERFGLDGPILTQTSRLVAKVDSSGLQDGFQIYHHMFIGTKSGAWAIVQQGMNPATRWARRYHWNSEGLESFVSEPHKAIAGEPAPAVLNMVAREAEKARQVVVELAQEVPEKILKEVTSLKMPEHHPILDCDICPRHLKKVLISSYEKPPADFAEFLLTPGVGPKTVRALALVAEVIYGAPLSFRDPVTYSFAHGGKDGYPYPVNRTDYDRTILFLEKGVKEAKLGYNEKLAALKRLERWSRTVGKI, from the coding sequence GTGCGGCGGGGCATCGTTGATTTGCCACTCCATTACGGCTCAGCACCGGTATGGCTATTTGATAGAATGAAGCGGCTGGTGCGAGCGGTTGTTGAGGTTATCGTCGCGGAGTATGGGGTGGAAGAGGTTTTGCGCCGTATTTCGGACCCGGTCTGGTTTCAGAGTCTCGGTTGTGTTGCGGGATTTGACTGGCACTCTTCGGGATTGACAACAACGGTTTGCGGCGCGTTGAAGGAAGGGGTCAAAGGTTTAGAGTCTGAACTGGGGATTTTTGTCTGCGGGGGAAAGGGGCGGGCAGCACGGCGCACGCCCGACGAAATTACTTTCTTTGCGGAGCGATTCGGGCTGGACGGTCCGATTCTGACTCAGACCAGTCGGTTGGTTGCCAAAGTTGATTCCAGCGGTTTGCAGGATGGGTTTCAGATTTACCATCATATGTTCATCGGGACGAAATCGGGAGCGTGGGCGATTGTACAACAGGGAATGAATCCGGCAACGCGCTGGGCAAGGAGGTATCACTGGAATTCGGAGGGGCTGGAAAGTTTTGTCAGCGAACCCCATAAGGCGATTGCTGGAGAACCGGCGCCTGCAGTGTTGAATATGGTTGCCCGGGAGGCAGAAAAGGCAAGACAGGTGGTGGTGGAACTGGCACAGGAGGTTCCGGAAAAAATCCTGAAAGAGGTAACAAGTTTGAAAATGCCCGAGCATCATCCGATTCTCGATTGCGACATTTGCCCCCGCCATTTGAAAAAGGTTCTGATCAGCTCCTATGAAAAGCCGCCGGCTGACTTTGCCGAGTTTTTACTTACACCCGGTGTGGGACCGAAAACGGTTCGGGCGCTGGCGCTGGTTGCAGAGGTGATTTACGGTGCACCGCTTTCTTTTCGGGACCCGGTGACTTACTCATTTGCCCACGGCGGTAAAGACGGTTACCCCTATCCGGTTAATCGGACTGATTATGACCGGACAATTTTGTTTCTCGAAAAAGGAGTCAAGGAGGCAAAACTGGGGTACAACGAGAAACTTGCGGCGCTAAAGCGGCTCGAACGGTGGTCAAGGACTGTTGGGAAAATTTAA
- a CDS encoding TldD/PmbA family protein, which yields MELIKFSEKVAKLAKKLKLDDCELLLTNNRVLSARIENKEITLELKEDIFSAGLRVLKRGKIGYVPITEPNFDLLERGIKTALLKAAPSPLPSFVVIETLPPKLDTFDGAVARLFEAPGKVQEIARELVGRAYATGKIETIEGAIQIEIEQRLVSTLHSPEVAYAERTGFSAFAEVNSKDFDFIAGRKLAEIEQVIELGATVARSLSDQETSPEQENMRGKTVPVIMHPVMLEELLRRLVAEHLYASTVQEGMSRLRLGDQVAPELFTLWDDATAPYDGNTFPTDDEGTPSRKNLIIENGILKMFLYDRTTAIKDGVESTGNGKRRPVLIEEEHEAPVRCTINDIYLAPGKQTLDEMVKDIEHGLLVKMLLGFHTANRTTGDFANPLYIGRVIRNGTIVALPEPGRWAIKGNALDCLKTIKAISCETKATGSGVLPWVTMELTVA from the coding sequence ATGGAGTTGATTAAATTCAGTGAAAAAGTGGCAAAACTGGCTAAAAAGTTAAAACTGGACGACTGCGAACTGCTCCTCACCAATAACCGGGTCCTCAGCGCCCGAATCGAAAACAAAGAAATCACCCTCGAGCTGAAAGAAGATATCTTCTCCGCCGGGCTCCGCGTTCTGAAAAGAGGCAAAATCGGTTATGTACCGATAACCGAACCAAATTTTGACCTCCTGGAGCGGGGCATTAAAACCGCCCTTCTCAAAGCCGCTCCCTCACCTCTCCCTTCCTTCGTCGTAATCGAGACCCTGCCGCCGAAGTTGGATACATTTGATGGCGCAGTTGCCCGGCTTTTTGAGGCACCGGGAAAGGTTCAGGAAATCGCCCGTGAACTTGTCGGTCGCGCTTATGCCACCGGTAAAATCGAAACGATTGAAGGGGCAATTCAGATTGAAATTGAACAGCGTTTGGTTTCAACCTTGCACAGCCCCGAGGTGGCTTACGCCGAACGTACCGGTTTCTCTGCCTTTGCCGAAGTGAATTCGAAAGACTTTGACTTTATCGCCGGGAGAAAACTAGCCGAAATTGAACAGGTAATCGAACTGGGAGCAACCGTTGCCCGCAGTCTATCTGACCAGGAAACCAGTCCCGAACAGGAAAATATGCGGGGCAAAACTGTACCGGTAATTATGCACCCGGTAATGCTCGAAGAACTTCTCCGCCGTCTGGTTGCCGAACACCTTTACGCCTCAACTGTTCAGGAGGGGATGTCGCGCCTGCGCCTTGGTGACCAGGTTGCACCCGAACTGTTTACACTCTGGGACGACGCCACCGCTCCATATGATGGCAATACCTTTCCCACCGATGATGAAGGTACCCCAAGCCGCAAAAATTTAATAATTGAAAACGGCATCTTAAAGATGTTTCTCTACGACCGGACAACCGCCATTAAAGATGGTGTCGAATCAACCGGCAACGGCAAAAGGCGACCGGTATTGATTGAGGAAGAGCATGAAGCACCAGTCCGCTGTACCATCAACGACATTTATCTTGCCCCCGGTAAACAAACGCTTGATGAAATGGTAAAAGATATTGAACACGGGCTGCTCGTAAAGATGCTCCTTGGTTTTCACACCGCCAATCGGACAACCGGTGATTTCGCCAACCCCCTTTATATCGGCCGGGTCATCAGAAACGGTACAATCGTTGCCCTCCCGGAACCGGGCCGCTGGGCAATCAAAGGTAATGCCCTTGACTGCCTCAAAACAATCAAGGCGATTAGCTGCGAAACTAAAGCCACCGGCTCTGGTGTTCTGCCCTGGGTAACAATGGAACTAACGGTCGCTTAA